CTCACCATTCTGAGGCGCGCCGTTGCGGTCCGTAACCTGCACCGCCACGATGCCAGTCACGCCCTTACGATCGCCCAACCCACCCCAGAACTACCCCCCATGGGATTGCCCTGGTATCGGGTGCACACGGTCGTGATCAACGACCCGGGCCGATTGCTCGCCGTGCACCTCATGCACACTGCGCTGGTGGCCGGCTGGGCCGGCTCCATGGCGCTCTACGAGCTCGCGATTTTCGATCCGTCCGACCCGGTGCTCAACCCGATGTGGCGCCAGGGCATGTTCGTGATGCCCTTCATGGCCCGTCTGGGGGTCACGGGCAGCTGGGGCGGCTGGAGCATCACCGGTGAAACCGGCGTGGACCCCGGCTTCTGGAGCTTCGAAGGGGTCGCCGCCGCCCACATCATCCTCAGCGGGCTGCTGTTCCTGGCCGCCATCTGGCACTGGACCTACTGGGATCTGGAGATCTGGCAGGACCCCCGCACCGGCGAGCCGGCCCTCGACCTGCCCAAGATCTTCGGCATCCACCTGCTTCTCGCGGGCCTGGCCTGCTTCGGATTCGGCGCCTTCCACCTCACCGGCGTGTTCGGCCCCGGCATGTGGGTGAGCGACCCCTACGGCCTCACCGGCCATCTCGAGCCGGTGCAGCCGTCCTGGGGGCCTGAGGGCTTCAACCCCTTCAATCCGGGCGGCATCGTGGCCCACCACATCGCCGCCGGCATCGTGGGCATCATCGCCGGCATCTTCCACATCACCACCCGTCCTCCCGAGCGCCTCTACAAGGCCCTGCGGATGGGCAACATCGAAACCGTGCTGGCCTCGGCGATCGCCGCCGTGTTCTTCGCCGCCTTCGTTGTGGCCGGCACCATGTGGTACGGCGCCGCCGCCACTCCGGTGGAACTCTTCGGCCCCACCCGCTACCAGTGGGATCAGGGCTACTTCAAGGCTGAGATCAACCGCCGGGTGCAGACCGCTCTTGACAACGGAGCCACCAAGGAGCAGGCCTACAGCTCCATCCCCGAAAAGCTCGCCTTCTTCGACTACGTGGGCAACAGCCCGGCCAAGGGCGGTCTCTTCCGGGTCGGCCCGATGGTGAACGGCGACGGCCTCCCCACCGGCTGGATCGGCCACATCGCCTTCACTGACAAGGAGGGTCGCGACCTCGAGGTGCGCCGTCTCCCCAACTTCTTCGAGAATTTCCCGGTGGTCCTCGAGGATCAGAACGGCATCGTCCGCGCTGACATTCCCTTCCGTCGGGCCGAGGCCAAGTACTCCTTCGAGCAGACCGGCATCACGGCCACCGTCTACGGCGGTGCCCTGAACGGCCAGACCTTCACCGATCCGGCTGACGTCAAGCGTCTCGCCCGTAAGGCCCAGCTGGGTGAGGCCTTCGAATTCGACCGCGAGACTTACCACTCCGACGGCACCTTCCGCAGCTCCCCGCGTGGCTGGTTCACCTTCGGCCACGCCACCTTTGCCCTGCTCTTCTTCTTCGGGCACATCTGGCACGGCGCCCGCACCCTGTACCGGGATGTGTTCGCCGGCATCGACCCCGATCTGGGCGAGCAGGTGGAGTTCGGTCTGTTCCAGAAGCTCGGCGACAAGTCCACCCGCCGTCTGCCGGAGGGATACGTCCCCCCAGCCGGCTCCACCCTCAGCTGACCCGGGAGATTCCCCATGGAGAGCTTCGCCTACATCCTGATCCTCACGCTGGCCCTGGCCACCCTGTTCTTCGCCATCGCCTTCCGCGATCCTCCGAAGATCGGCAAATAAGGCCCCACTGAAGGCCGGATCATCCGCCTCGTTGTTCCTGCCCCCGGTTGCTCCGGGGGCTTTTTTTTGCCTGCAACGCCGAAAGGCACGGCTGAGTGGAGCAGCACGGTCCAACTTCTCAGCCACTTCTCAATTGGAGATGGGCTGCTTAAACTTCCATAACTCCACCCGGATCGACGGGGATGCAATGCCCCTCCTGCCAACACACCGACAGCCGGGTTCTGGAGTCCCGTGCGGCGGATGCCGGGCGCAGTGTGCGGCGGCGGCGGGAATGCCTCAACTGCGAGTTCCGCTTCACCACCTACGAGCGGGTGGAAACGGTGCCGATCACGGTGATCAAGCGCAGCGGAGCCCGTGAGGCCTTCAACCGCGGCAAGCTCCTCCACGGCCTGCTGCGCGCCTGCGAGAAGACCGGGCTCGAACCGGCCCGCCTCGAGGTGGTGGTGGACGAGATCGAACTGGCGCTGCAGCAACGCACGGGCCGGGAGGTGAGCAGCGCCGAGATCGGTGAGCTCGTGCTGCAACAACTGGCCGAGATGAGTGAGGTGGCCTACGTGCGTTTCGCCTCGGTGTACCGCCAGTTCCAGGGCATCAGCGACTTCATCGCCACCCTGGAGGGGCTGCACCGCCGCACCACCAAGCCTTCGGCCCTGGCGGCCGTGGGCTGACACAGCCTGGCGCAGCCCCGGATCAGGGCGGGGTGCGTTGTTACGATGGCGGATCGCGATAAAGCCGCTGGCGGGCGGTTTGGTCGTTCCCCTTCGCACTGCCCCGGGCAGGCCGCCATCCACCATGACCGTGACCCCTTCCGACATCAGCAGCACCGAGGCCGATCTCGACCTGGCCGCTGAAGCGGCAGCCGATCTCGACCTCGCCATTCCGGAAGAGGTACCGACGGCCGATGACCCCAGCAGCCGGGCCGCGACGCGCGACCTCGACGGCGTCGGCTTCACCCTGGATGAGTTCGCCGCTCTGCTGAGCAAGTACGACTACAACTTCAAGCCCGGCGACGTCGTCAACGGCACCGTGTTCGCCCTGGAATCCAAGGGCGCCATGATCGACATCGGCGCCAAGACAGCGGCCTTCATGCCGCTCCAGGAGGTGTCGATCAACCGCGTGGAAGGGCTCAGCGACGTGCTGGAGCCCGGCGAGATCCGCGAATTCTTCATCCTCAGCGAGGAGAACGAGGACGGCCAGCTCACCCTCTCGATCCGCCGGATCGAATACCAGCGCGCCTGGGAGCGCGTGCGTCAGCTGCAGAAGGAGGACGCCACCATCTACTCCGAGGTGTTCGCCACCAACCGCGGTGGTGCCCTGGTGCGGGTCGAGGGGCTTCGGGGCTTCATCCCCGGCAGCCACATCAGCACCCGCAAGGCCAAGGAGGAGCTGGTGGCCGACTTCCTGCCCCTCAAGTTCCTGGAGGTGGACGAGGAGCGCAACCGGCTGGTGCTCAGCCACCGCCGCGCCCTGGTGGAGCGCAAGATGAACCGCCTCGAGGTGGGCGAAGTGGTGCTCGGCACCGTGCGCGGCATCAAGCCCTACGGCGCCTTCATCGACATCGGTGGGGTCAGCGGCCTGCTGCACATCTCCGAGATCAGCCACGAGCACATCGAGACCCCCCACACGGTGCTCAATGTGAATGATCAGATGAAGGTGATGATCATCGATCTCGATGCGGAGCGCGGCCGGATCTCCCTCTCCACCAAGGCCCTGGAACCGGAACCCGGCGACATGCTCACCGATCCCCAGAAGGTGTTCGACAAGGCCGAGGAGATGGCCGCCCGCTACAAGCAGATGCTGCTCGAGCAGGCCGAGGACAACGAACCGATGGGTGTCACCCTCGACTGACCTCCCCTGTGGCCCAGCTCCTGCTTCGGGGTGAGCCGCTCGCGGATGTGGACGCCGTCCTGTTCGACAAGGACGGCACCCTCTCCATCAGCGAGCCCAGCCTCCTCGCCCTGGCCAACGCCAGGGTTTTTCATTGCGATCAGCTGTTGCGGCAGCAGCAGGCGGACCTGCACGGCCGGCTGGGGTCCGAGCTGCGTGATCTGCTGACGCGGGCCTACGGGCTGCGCGGCGACGGACTTGATCCCGCCGGCACCACGGCCGTGGCCAGCCGTGCCCACAACCTGATCTCAACGGCCACCGCCCTGGCCCAGCTGGGGCTGGGCTGGCCGGAAGCCCTGGAGCTGGCGGAGGCCACCTTCCTGGCGACGGACCATCTGCAGGGCGAGGGCAGCGCCCACCGCGCCGAAGCCACCGAAGGCCTCCATGCCCTGGTGGAGCGGCTGGCGAACGCCACGGTGCGCTGCGCCGTGATCAGCAACGATGACGTGTCCGGCATCGAGACGTTCCTTGCCAGCCAGGGAATCCGCCGGCATTTCCAGGCGATCTGGAGCGCGGAGCACAGTCCCCGCAAGCCGGATCCCGCCGCGGTGCTGGCCCTCTGCCGTGAGCTGGGGGTCGAGCCCGGGCGCTGCCTGCTGATCGGCGATGCGAACAGCGACCTGCTCATGGCCCGCCGGGCCGGGCTTGCCCAGGCCCTGGGGTACCTGGCGGGATGGCGCAGCGAGCCCCCGCTCGATGCCTCCTTTCCCCGGATGCGGCACTGGGAGGACCTGGAGGTGCAGCTGCCCTGAGTGGATGCCGCGGCCCCTTCGGGCGCGGCATCACGCCATAAGCTGTGGGCCCCGTCAGGCCGCACGCCATGAGCAGGTACGTGTTCACCTCCGAGTCCGTGACGGAGGGGCACCCCGACAAGATCTGCGACCAGGTGAGCGATGCGGTGCTCGATGCCCTGCTCGCCGAGGATCCCGCCTCCCGGGTGGCCTGCGAAACCGTGGTGAACACCGGGCTCTGCCTGATCACCGGCGAGGTGACCACCACGGCGCGGGTGGACTTCAACACGCTCGTGCGCAGCGTGATCGAGCAGATCGGCTACACCGGAGCCAGGGCCGGCGGCTTTGACGCCCATGGCTGCGCCGTGCTGGTGGCCCTGGATCAGCAGTCTCCCGACATCGCCCAGGGCGTGGACGAAGCCGACGACCACGACGGGGATCCCCTCGACAAGGTGGGAGCAGGGGACCAGGGGATCATGTTCGGCTTCGCCTGCGACGAAACCCCAGAGCTGATGCCGCTTCCCATCAGCCTGGCCCACCGTCTGGCCCGCCGCCTGGCGGAGGTGCGCCACGACGGCACCCTCGGCTACCTGCTCCCCGATGGCAAGACCCAGGTGAGCGTGGTCTACGAGGACAACCGGCCCGTGGCCATCGACACGATCCTGATCTCGACCCAGCACACTGCCGAGATCGATGGGGTGAGCGAGGAAAAGGCGCTGCGGGAGCGGATCGCGGCCGACCTCTGGGCCCACGTGGTGCTGCCAGCCACGGCGGATCTGAGCCTCAGGCCCAGTGCCGACACCACCCGCTTCCTGGTGAATCCCACCGGCAAGTTCGTGGTGGGCGGCCCCCAGGGGGATGCGGGCCTCACGGGCCGCAAGATCATCGTGGACACCTACGGAGGCTATGCCCGCCACGGCGGTGGCGCCTTCTCCGGCAAGGACCCCACCAAGGTGGACCGCTCGGCCGCCTACGCCGCCCGCTACGTGGCCAAGGCCCTGGTGGCCGCCGGCCTGGCCCGCAAGGCCGAGGTGCAACTCAGCTATGCCATCGGTGTGGCCAAACCGGTGAGTGTCCTGGTGGAGAGCTTCGGCACCGGCACCCTCAGCGATGCCGAGCTCACCACCCTGGTGCAACGGCACTTCGACCTGCGGCCAGGGGCCATCATCGAAACCTTCGGGCTGCGTGAGCTGCCGCAACAGCGCGGTGGCCGCTTCTACCAGGACGTGGCGGCCTACGGCCACTTCGGACGGAGTGACCTGCGGCTGCCATGGGAAGACGTGCAGTCCATCGCTGCCGTGCTCAGGGACGCCAGCCGTTCCCTGGCTGCAGCCGCCTGAGCCCGGGCCGGCTGGCCCCCCGCTGATCCCAGCCCATGCCCCCAAGCCTCCCCTGTGCCCTCGGCCTCGACCTCGGCACGAGCGGGCTCCGACTGGTGGTGGTTGATGGGGCCGGCAACCCGGTGCTCGAGCAGGCCTCGGCCTACCCCGCCCCCTTCGAGGACCCTCGGGGATGGCGCCAGGGCTTTCAGCAGCTGTGCGGCCGGATCCCCCTCGAATGGCGCCGCAGCATCGGCGCGATCGCTGTGGATGGCACCTCCGGCACCCTGCTGCTCTGCCGTCACGACGGCAGCCTGCTGGAGGGCACTCTGGCGCGGGCTCTCCCCTACGCCCAGGTCTGCCCTGAGCAGGCGGCCGCGGCCGCGGCGATCGCCGGCGCCCCGCCCGGCCAGGCAGGTCCTGCGGCCAGTGCCAGCGGCAGCCTGGCCCGCGCTCTTCGCCTGCTGGAGCATGCCGCCGGTGCCGCCGAGCCCCTGCTCCTGCGCCACCAGGCCGACTGGCTGATGGGTTGGCTGCTGGGGGACTGGCAGTGGGGGGAGGCCGGCAACAACGTGCGGCTCGGCTGGAACCTGGAAACAGGGCAGTGGGGCGGCCGGATCGCCGAGCAGCCCTGGAGCGCGGCCCTGCCGCGGATCTGCGACTCCGGCACGGTGCTGGGAACCCTGGCCCCAGCGGCAGCCCGCGCACTGGGACTGCCCCGGGAGTGCCGGGTCGTGGCCGGCAGCACCGATGCCAACGCCGGTGTGCTGGCCGCCGACCCAGGCCCCGAGGACGGCGTCACCGTGCTGGGCACCACCCTGGTGCTGAAGCAGTTCGTGGAGCGGCCCCTGCATGGCTCCGGCATCAGTTGCCACCGGGTGGCGGGCCGCTGGCTGGTGGGTGGGGCCTCCAACAGTGGGGCAGGGGTGCTGGCCCGGTTCTTCAGCCCCGGGCAGCTGGAGGAACTGAGCCGCCAGATCGACCCGGCCCGGCCCACGGGCCTGGAGCTCCGCCCCCTGCCCGGCCGGGGAGAGCGCTTCCCGGTGGATGACCCCGCCCTGGAGCCGGTGCTGGACCCCAGGCCGGTGAGTGACGCGCTCTACCTGCAGGCGCTGCTGGAAGGCCTGGCCACCATCGAGCAGGCGGGCTGGCAGACACTTGCCGCCCTCGGTGCGCCTCCCATCCGTCGCGTCATCACCCTGGGGGGGGGCGCCCGCAACCCCCAGTGGCGCCGCCTGCGCGAGCAGCGCCTGGGGGTGCCCGTGCTCAACCGCGCCGGCCTCTCCGCCGCCCTCGGCATGGCCAGACTGGCCGCATCCAAGCTCGGGACTTCCCTCGGCCCACCATGAACGAACGTCTGCGCACCTGGATCTCGATGACCCTGTTCGTGGTGCTGGCGGGCTATGTCGGCTTCAGTGCCATCCGACTCGCCCTGCTGCTCTGGCAGCGATTCGCCATGGCCTGAGCCAGGCTCCGGTTCACCACGCCGCGTCCGAACGCCGTGCATTGCGCCACGGTCGGGCCAGACCCCTTCCCTTCTCCACTCCACCACCAGCCATGTCCGCCGACCCCCTCACCGCCGCCGTGAGCGAGCGCATCTGCAAGCACATGAACGACGACCACGCCGATGCGGTGCTCAGCTACGCACGCCACTACGGGGGCATTCAGCAGGCCGACCAGGCGCGCATGCTGGCGATCCACCCGGACGCCATGGAACTGGAGGTGGATGGTGCCACCATCCGCGTGCCCTTCGACCACACCCTCGGCGACAGCGAAGACGCCCACCGCACGCTGGTGGCGATGCTGCGCGCCCTGCCCGGACCCGCCTGAGCAGCCCGCCCTGGCCAGGGGCCTGTGGCAACGCTGCCATCAGTGGCTGTGCTGCGATGCTTTCCACCCTGCGGCAGAGCCTGGCCAGCCTGCTGCCACTGGAGTGGCTGATCCGGGGGTTGGATGGCGTCCACGCGCCTGGATCCGCGCCGCTGCTGCAGCCCTCCATCCAGGGGGAACAACCGTTGCCCTGGTGGGCCGCGGGGCTCTACGAAGCCGGCCTGCGGCGCCAGCTCCTGGGGCTGCGGCGTGACCTCCAACCCCGGCGCCTGCTGCCGCTGGTGCGGCGGCTGGCGGCCACCCTCCAGGACGATCCGGGCCTGTCCACGCTGGGGGCCACGCCCCTGCTGGTGCCCATACCCAGCTGGAAGAGCCGGGCCAACCCCCTGCCACCCCTCCTCGCCCGCCAGCTCTCCTGCCAGCTGCACTGGCCCCTGGCCCCCCTGCTGGCCAGGAGCAGGCCGGTGCTCGGGCAGCACCGTCTCAACCGGGAGCTGCGCTGGGCCAACCAGCAAGGGGCCTTTCACTGTCTGGTGTCGGCACGGGCGGATTCGCGCGGCCGCCGGCCCGTGCTGCTGCTCGATGACATCCTCACCACCGGGGCCACCGCCTGCAACGCGGCGGCCAGCCTGGAGGAGGCCGGCTGGCGGACACTGGGCATGGCCTGTCTGGCGCGAACCCCGGAGCAGCGCAGGCCGTGATCTAAGATCCCCGTGCCGCCGAGGCGGCGGGCCGGGATAGCTCAGTTGGTAGAGCAGGCGACTGAAAATCGCCGTGTCCCCAGTTCAAATCTGGGTCCTGGCATCATCAACCAAGGGAACCAGCCCGGCGGGGTTGAATCGTGGGCTGGACCCATCCAGCAGCACCGCAGTGAGCCGTGGAGCACGCCTGCCCCGATGCCGATGCCGCCGGTCCTGGGTGCTGTGAAGGACACCGAGAGTGCTAGGACTCGCCTGTTCCAGGACCCAACCGGACGCTCCAGCCATGGCCCCGATCCGTGAGCCTGCCGGCAGCTCTTCCCAGGTGTTCAACAACGCCGACAGCTTTGCCCAGGCCTTCGATGAGGCCTGGAAGCAGCTGAGCCGCACTGGCCGCAGCCCGGAGCTGGACCGGGAGGCCAGCCTTGCCGCCGTGCTGGAGCAGCTCGCCGACCACCCCTTCCGCCGCAGCTCCCCCGAACTGGCGGAACAAGTGGCGCAATTCCGGCTGAGACTGCTCGGGCTCTGAGGCTCCAGCCAAGGCCAGGGTCCTAACTTGACCGCAGCGCAGTTGAACCCCGGTGGTGATCGGCACAGCCTCCTCCTTGAGTCGACTGGTGCAGCTGCTGTGCGCAGGCTTCAGCAACCAGCAGCAGGCCTTCGACAACCCTCCTCTCTACGCCCACATCCTGGTGAAGATGCGGCCGCTTCCCCAGCTCGCCCCGGGATCGCTGCTGCTGGAGCAGAGCTACGCGATCAATCCGGCGGCGCCCTACCGGATCCGGGTGCTGCGGGCGGAGCGGCAGGGCGATGGCCTGGTGATCCACAACCAGGCCCTGGCCGATGACCAGCGCTTCTGGGGGGCGGTGGAGAACGACGAACTGCGCAGCCGCATCAGCGCCGCTGACCTGCGCCCCCTGGAGGGATGTGCCTACGTGGTGCGCGAGCACGCGGATGGATTCATCGGCGAAGTGGAGCCCGGCTGCCGCTGCCTGGTGGAACGCAAGGGACAGTCCACCTACCTGGTGAGCCGGCTGGAGCTCGATGCCCTGGGCATGCGCACCATCGACACCGGCCATGACCCCCAATCCCACGCTCAGGTGTGGGGGTCCCTGGCGGGACCATTCGAGTTCAGCCGCACAAACGACTACAGCCACGAAATCCCCGCTGCCTGGCACGACGCCTTCCAGCAGTGATCAGCTCCCGCACCTCATGGTGCGTGGGATCCGGGCTCGCGCTCAGGCCGTGAGCTGATCGGCCAGGTCATCCATGAAGGGCTGCTCGCCGTCCTCGGGGAAGGGGTCGTCGATCGGCCCCTGTTCTGGCTGCATGTCCGGCCCGGCATGACAGGGATGCACGGGGGACAGACCCCGCCTGCCGGGTTCGTCGAGTCCCTGCAGCAGGGCCTCCACCCGGCTCAAGCGCTCTTCCGTGTCATCGAGACGCAGATCGGTACCGTCCGCCGGGTGGGGTGAAGCAGCCAGCTCGCGCCAGCTCTGGACCTCCTGGTGATGCGTCTCCAGGCGCTCCTCCAGCTCCAGGAGGCGTACCGTGAGTGTCTCCAGCACTTCAGAGAGGGTGTTGAGCTGGGAGGCCACCCGATCCACGAGGGGTTGCTGGAGGTGTTGCTCGCCCGGGCTCGGGGGGCCGGAACCTTGAGGCCCGGAGGGATGATCCGCCGCGTCCACACCCATGGCTCCACACCGCTGGTGCCGTGATGGTATCGATCCCCGAAGCAGGCGCCAGACCCCAAGGCCGCCGCCGCCACGGGCTGCCACGGATGTAACGATTCTGAAAACCTGGCCATGGGGCCGCGACCGGCCCATAGGATCTGCTGATGCAGCCGTTGGCACCGTCGTTTATCGCTGTCCATCGCTGCACCGTGCGGTTGGCCAGCCCTGGCGGCCAACGGCCCCGACGCGTTTTCTCCCCAACGGCCTCACGCCCATGACTCTCGCCAACGCTGCCTACCTGGGCATCGAGCGTTTCGCCAACGATCGCACCAAAGAGAACTGGACCAATGCCTCGGAAAACGACAAGGCACTCCTGATTCGGGCGGTCTACAAGCAGGTGCTTGGCAACCAGTACGTGATGAAGAGCGAGCGGCTGGAAGGCCCTGAGTCGCTGTTCAAGCGGGGTTACCTCAGTGTCCGCGAGTTCGTGCGTCAGGTGGCCAAGAGTGGGCTCTACAAGCAGAAGTTCTTCGAAAACTGCAATCCCTATCGCTTCATCGAGCTGAACTTCAAGCATCTGCTGGGCCGTGCGCCTCAGAACAAGGCGGAGATGCTCCATCACTTCACCATCCTGCAGGAGCAGGGCTTCGACGCCGAAATCGACTCCTACATCGACAGCGCCGAATACCAGGAGCGCTTTGGCGAAGAGGTCGTTCCCTACCTGCACGGGTTCAACTACAACTCCGGCCAGCAGGGCCTGCAGTTCTCCTACATGCTCCAGCTCACCCGGGGAGTCGGAGCCTCTGTGCGGGGTGATCTGCTCAAGACCCAGTCCCGTCTGAATCCGGCCGTGCATGCCGAGCAGCCGCTGCCCGTCGTCAGCCCCAATGCCAAAGGCGCGGTGTTCCGCAAAGTGGCCACCGATGGTGTCACCCGGCAGGGCGTGGGTGCCGGCGAAGAGGGCCGCACCTTCCGGGTGGAAATTTCAGGCTTCAACAACTATCGCCTGCACAAGCGCAGCAACCGGGTTCGCTTCATTCCCTTCAGCAAGCTGCTGCAGTACCAGCAGCAGATCCACCGCGAAGGTGGCCGGATCGCCAGCATCACCCCTGTGAACTGACGTCCAGGCGAAACCCGTCCCGCCCAACCCCCACGTTCCCTCGCTCCCCATTCAGCCATGAAAGTCTCTGCAGGAACTCGCGGCACCAGTTTCACCAGCGGCCGGCAGGTCACCTTCACGGTCACCGGCCTGGCCAACAACGACTATTCCCGCACGGCGGACATGGTGATGAATGTGCCCTACACCCGCATGAACGAAACCATGCGGCTGGTTCAGCGGATGGGCGGCAAGATCACCGGCGTCACCGTCAACGGTGGCGATCTGGTGGGACCAGGCACCAAGGTGGCTCCTGCCCGCAAAAAGAGCCAGTCGAAGAGTGAAGGCTGACCAACCACCGTTCAGGCCCTGCGGCTCGGCCCCCGGGATCCGGGGGCTTTTTCGTGGCCGGCGCCCCTTTA
This sequence is a window from Cyanobium sp. PCC 7001. Protein-coding genes within it:
- the psbB gene encoding photosystem II chlorophyll-binding protein CP47, which codes for MGLPWYRVHTVVINDPGRLLAVHLMHTALVAGWAGSMALYELAIFDPSDPVLNPMWRQGMFVMPFMARLGVTGSWGGWSITGETGVDPGFWSFEGVAAAHIILSGLLFLAAIWHWTYWDLEIWQDPRTGEPALDLPKIFGIHLLLAGLACFGFGAFHLTGVFGPGMWVSDPYGLTGHLEPVQPSWGPEGFNPFNPGGIVAHHIAAGIVGIIAGIFHITTRPPERLYKALRMGNIETVLASAIAAVFFAAFVVAGTMWYGAAATPVELFGPTRYQWDQGYFKAEINRRVQTALDNGATKEQAYSSIPEKLAFFDYVGNSPAKGGLFRVGPMVNGDGLPTGWIGHIAFTDKEGRDLEVRRLPNFFENFPVVLEDQNGIVRADIPFRRAEAKYSFEQTGITATVYGGALNGQTFTDPADVKRLARKAQLGEAFEFDRETYHSDGTFRSSPRGWFTFGHATFALLFFFGHIWHGARTLYRDVFAGIDPDLGEQVEFGLFQKLGDKSTRRLPEGYVPPAGSTLS
- a CDS encoding photosystem II reaction center protein T, producing the protein MESFAYILILTLALATLFFAIAFRDPPKIGK
- the nrdR gene encoding transcriptional regulator NrdR; translated protein: MQCPSCQHTDSRVLESRAADAGRSVRRRRECLNCEFRFTTYERVETVPITVIKRSGAREAFNRGKLLHGLLRACEKTGLEPARLEVVVDEIELALQQRTGREVSSAEIGELVLQQLAEMSEVAYVRFASVYRQFQGISDFIATLEGLHRRTTKPSALAAVG
- a CDS encoding 30S ribosomal protein S1 produces the protein MTVTPSDISSTEADLDLAAEAAADLDLAIPEEVPTADDPSSRAATRDLDGVGFTLDEFAALLSKYDYNFKPGDVVNGTVFALESKGAMIDIGAKTAAFMPLQEVSINRVEGLSDVLEPGEIREFFILSEENEDGQLTLSIRRIEYQRAWERVRQLQKEDATIYSEVFATNRGGALVRVEGLRGFIPGSHISTRKAKEELVADFLPLKFLEVDEERNRLVLSHRRALVERKMNRLEVGEVVLGTVRGIKPYGAFIDIGGVSGLLHISEISHEHIETPHTVLNVNDQMKVMIIDLDAERGRISLSTKALEPEPGDMLTDPQKVFDKAEEMAARYKQMLLEQAEDNEPMGVTLD
- a CDS encoding HAD family hydrolase, giving the protein MAQLLLRGEPLADVDAVLFDKDGTLSISEPSLLALANARVFHCDQLLRQQQADLHGRLGSELRDLLTRAYGLRGDGLDPAGTTAVASRAHNLISTATALAQLGLGWPEALELAEATFLATDHLQGEGSAHRAEATEGLHALVERLANATVRCAVISNDDVSGIETFLASQGIRRHFQAIWSAEHSPRKPDPAAVLALCRELGVEPGRCLLIGDANSDLLMARRAGLAQALGYLAGWRSEPPLDASFPRMRHWEDLEVQLP
- the metK gene encoding methionine adenosyltransferase, which gives rise to MSRYVFTSESVTEGHPDKICDQVSDAVLDALLAEDPASRVACETVVNTGLCLITGEVTTTARVDFNTLVRSVIEQIGYTGARAGGFDAHGCAVLVALDQQSPDIAQGVDEADDHDGDPLDKVGAGDQGIMFGFACDETPELMPLPISLAHRLARRLAEVRHDGTLGYLLPDGKTQVSVVYEDNRPVAIDTILISTQHTAEIDGVSEEKALRERIAADLWAHVVLPATADLSLRPSADTTRFLVNPTGKFVVGGPQGDAGLTGRKIIVDTYGGYARHGGGAFSGKDPTKVDRSAAYAARYVAKALVAAGLARKAEVQLSYAIGVAKPVSVLVESFGTGTLSDAELTTLVQRHFDLRPGAIIETFGLRELPQQRGGRFYQDVAAYGHFGRSDLRLPWEDVQSIAAVLRDASRSLAAAA
- a CDS encoding FGGY-family carbohydrate kinase yields the protein MPPSLPCALGLDLGTSGLRLVVVDGAGNPVLEQASAYPAPFEDPRGWRQGFQQLCGRIPLEWRRSIGAIAVDGTSGTLLLCRHDGSLLEGTLARALPYAQVCPEQAAAAAAIAGAPPGQAGPAASASGSLARALRLLEHAAGAAEPLLLRHQADWLMGWLLGDWQWGEAGNNVRLGWNLETGQWGGRIAEQPWSAALPRICDSGTVLGTLAPAAARALGLPRECRVVAGSTDANAGVLAADPGPEDGVTVLGTTLVLKQFVERPLHGSGISCHRVAGRWLVGGASNSGAGVLARFFSPGQLEELSRQIDPARPTGLELRPLPGRGERFPVDDPALEPVLDPRPVSDALYLQALLEGLATIEQAGWQTLAALGAPPIRRVITLGGGARNPQWRRLREQRLGVPVLNRAGLSAALGMARLAASKLGTSLGPP
- a CDS encoding DUF2470 domain-containing protein, which gives rise to MSADPLTAAVSERICKHMNDDHADAVLSYARHYGGIQQADQARMLAIHPDAMELEVDGATIRVPFDHTLGDSEDAHRTLVAMLRALPGPA
- a CDS encoding ComF family protein — protein: MLSTLRQSLASLLPLEWLIRGLDGVHAPGSAPLLQPSIQGEQPLPWWAAGLYEAGLRRQLLGLRRDLQPRRLLPLVRRLAATLQDDPGLSTLGATPLLVPIPSWKSRANPLPPLLARQLSCQLHWPLAPLLARSRPVLGQHRLNRELRWANQQGAFHCLVSARADSRGRRPVLLLDDILTTGATACNAAASLEEAGWRTLGMACLARTPEQRRP
- a CDS encoding chromophore lyase CpcT/CpeT translates to MVIGTASSLSRLVQLLCAGFSNQQQAFDNPPLYAHILVKMRPLPQLAPGSLLLEQSYAINPAAPYRIRVLRAERQGDGLVIHNQALADDQRFWGAVENDELRSRISAADLRPLEGCAYVVREHADGFIGEVEPGCRCLVERKGQSTYLVSRLELDALGMRTIDTGHDPQSHAQVWGSLAGPFEFSRTNDYSHEIPAAWHDAFQQ
- a CDS encoding phycobilisome rod-core linker polypeptide, producing MTLANAAYLGIERFANDRTKENWTNASENDKALLIRAVYKQVLGNQYVMKSERLEGPESLFKRGYLSVREFVRQVAKSGLYKQKFFENCNPYRFIELNFKHLLGRAPQNKAEMLHHFTILQEQGFDAEIDSYIDSAEYQERFGEEVVPYLHGFNYNSGQQGLQFSYMLQLTRGVGASVRGDLLKTQSRLNPAVHAEQPLPVVSPNAKGAVFRKVATDGVTRQGVGAGEEGRTFRVEISGFNNYRLHKRSNRVRFIPFSKLLQYQQQIHREGGRIASITPVN
- a CDS encoding phycobilisome linker polypeptide — encoded protein: MKVSAGTRGTSFTSGRQVTFTVTGLANNDYSRTADMVMNVPYTRMNETMRLVQRMGGKITGVTVNGGDLVGPGTKVAPARKKSQSKSEG